In Lolium perenne isolate Kyuss_39 chromosome 5, Kyuss_2.0, whole genome shotgun sequence, the sequence ACAGCCTTGCATATATTGGTCACTACGAAAGAAGACAAGTAGTTGGTAACAATCACACAAATTTCAGTGAAGCATGGAACAGAAGCAAGCCCATTGAAAAAAAAAAACCAACGGCCTTTTTCATTATAGCAATTGTGCAAGCTGGCATGAAAGTTCAGAAGCCAAACACTACAGAATAACGTTATTAGATGTAAATTCAGATCTAGCTAGCTATCAAGACCGACACCCATCAGGAAAATAATAACCATGCTCACCTGAGGGTTCATAAAAGCTTGAGGTGGCTGACCATAAAATAGCTGCTGGCCAACTCCAGGAACACCAGGAGGAAACATGGCCATGCGAGGACCAACATTTGGAGCCATTGGAACAGGACGCATTTGTGAAAATTGTGCCTGCAACGAAAAGCAACTTTAGTGACAAAATATAGCTATAGCACAGAAACACCACATCCACAATCATGATAGCAAAGAAAGGTTCTGTAGAGCACAAACTCTATTGAAATAGATTTCATGAGAAAGCACTACATCCGCAATACGAATATTAGGTGCCTGCAGAATGTGCAAATGTTTACATctcagagcaagtacaataagggacTTATGGCCCACCTACGTAGCACTTTTGCCTATGTGCTGGAGAAAGAAATAATAAAAATGAGGGGAGTGGGCTCTCTTGCAAAAGAGCACCACTACACGTGCTCCTTGGCAAATGTAATAAATGTGAGAACAGATAGAGGAAAGATGGTAAGAAGTAAGTCTAATAGCCAACCTTACAATATGTGTAACTATAAGTTATGGTTATAGATGACATGGCAGCTCTATATAGCCATCAGCTTGCTATACTATCGTACTCGCCATCAGCTGGCAATACTATTGGTCTCAATAGGTTTTGCTGAAACTAGGTGACCAAATACAGTAGACATAACAAGAAATTATGCTAATAATGTTTAAATAGGAAAGACAATTAGGAAGAATGCAGTTACACTCCCCGGTAACAGTTCTTTACCTGCAGCCTTGCTTTCCTGTCTTCCTTGCGCTGTGCAAGTGCAACATAAAGTGGTTTATTGCCAACCATCTTGTTGTTCATTTCAGAGAGCTACATTGGATACCACAAGAAAAATATATAACTTTATGTGCCATACATCACGACAACCTCAAAGTCTCAAACACAAAATACTAATTTACAAAGAAGGCTTACAGCTCGGGAAGCCTCTTCAGCAGTTTTAAAAGCAACAAATCCAGAACCTCTGCTTGCACCATTTGAATCCCGCATAACCTATGACAAGGCTTTCAATTAGTAAAGTAAGCAGGAAAGCATACGCATCACTAATTGAGAATTTGAACAAACCTTGCAGGAAGTAATAGTGCCATACTCAGCAAAAAGTTCTCGCAACTTCTCATCATCAACAGTATCATCCAAGTTCTTCAGATACAAGTTGGTGTTTTGATACTTATCTGCTGCCTCTTGAAGGTTCTTTTCAAACTTCTCTTTCAATTCCATCTCCCTTTCTGACTTCTTCTGCGCCCTTCCGACATACCATTCCTTCTCACCAAATTTCTTGCCATTCAAGTCTTGAACAGCCAGAGCAGCTTCATCTGGACTTTCAAAATTGACAAACCCAAAGCACTTGGATCTTCCATCCCCCTCCCGCATTACAACAACACTTGTTATGGTTCCAAATTTTCCAAAGATTTCCTTGAGGTCATCTTCAGTGGTAGTCTCAGCCAGGTTCTTCACAAAAACATTGTTGAACTTGACATTGCCTGGAGAATTATCCCTCTCCTGCTTGCGAACGAAAGGCCCAACATACACCTTCTTGTCATTCATAAGCATACCATTGAGTTTCTCAATAGCAGCATGAGCAGCCTCATCCCTCTCATACTGCACGAAGCCATAGCCCTTTGATTCTCCGGAAGCATCTGTTGCAACTTTACAAGAAAGGATGTTTCCGAACACACAGAATGTATCAGACAAAGCTTTGTTATCTATTGACTTGTCAAGATTCTGCAGAACACGAAGGATAGGGATGTCAGGGAACTTAACAAATAGGTCAACACTTGCATTCTGAATATGTATACAAACCTTAATAAATATATTTGCATTGCCACTCTTGCGCAGGCTGGGGTCACGGTTAGAATACATTATCCTGATAGGCCTCCCGTTGATAGGAGTGAAGTTGAGCATTTCAAGAGCACGTGCAGCTGCAGGATATTTCAAAATCGTTATGAAATGCAATGAAAGGCCTTGCAGATGTACAACAAGATGCATGGACGTGGTTCTATAAGGTCACAGATGTATCTCAAGGAAGGAGTGAGCCATGGAAACAATACATCAAATGTAGAATAATCCAGCAACAGCTACAAGCTAGTCATTCCATCAACAGTAAACCACGATATAATTGTGAAGATTTCAGCAGCATCTTCGCATGAGCAGAGCTACCATACATAAGCTTTAACTTATTTGTATTGCAATGTATGCTTCACAGCAAAAACTAAATAAGCATTGTATTCACGACAAAATATAAATAAACATTGCATTCTGGTTTATGCTTCACAAAAAAATTAAATAAACATTGTATTCCGATTTGTGCTTCTCGACAAAAACTAAACAAACATATTTGTATTCCAAATTATGATTCACGGTAATGTAATCATACCACAGCAATGTGGACACCACATAACTTAGACAAAATACCAAAAGGTTAAAGAAGTACATCCCAATCGATTATAGTCCTATTGGTCACACTGAATAAACTATAGCCAAAACTTCCAACAAGTGAAATAAACGATTTTTGTAACGGTTCATCAATGGACAAATCCCTAGCTGCCCCGGAGAGAGGAAAAAGAAGGTATCACACCCCACAGTCATGAATGTCAAGACAAAACTGCATCAAAACCTTGGCGCGGATGGCTGGACACCAAGACAACTACATGCAGCAATCAAATCACTTGCTGTTTTTGCTCGCGCTCTGGTTCCTCCCCTTCACCATCCACCTCAAGGCTAATGTATTAGGTAAAGAACTCAAGGACTGTGGACACCACATACCAGACTACCTGAGCCTAAGATAAAATTCCAAAAGAGCACAAAAATAACCAACAATAGTCCTATTGTTCAACAAAAAACTATCACCAACGCTCCAAACTACCAAATCAAGACAGACAGACACCCTTAGTCGACCACCAATTCCCAAACTACCTCAGCCGCCGCATGAACTTCCCAACCGCAACAACCGACGCATTCAGACCCTAACAAATCCGACAGCTGCACACCACTAAAACGAAAAAAGACTAATTTTTTACCAAAAAAAACCTAGCAATGAAAAAAAAATAGAACTAATCGGCTGAAGCGGGGAGATCAGGGCGTGGTTCGCTCACCGTCAGCGGGGGTGTTGTAGTTGACATAGGCGTAGCCGAGCGACTTGCGCGTGGTGACGTCCCTGCAGACGCGCACGGACACGACGCCTCCGATCTGGGCGAAGACGTCGAAGAGCTGCGCGTCCTGCACGCTGACGTCGAGGTCCCCCACGTAGAGCGACGTGGCCGGGAACGCCGacgcggcggccgccgccgcggcTGCCGACGCGGCCGGTGAGCCGCCCTCGGACGCGGAGCTCGGTGCCTGCGCCGCCATCAGCAAAAGATAGGTTTTTTTTCGGGTTTTTGCGGATTTTTTTGAGGTATTTTTCTGGTTTAGGGTTTGATAAGGGTCGGGAGCTGGCTCCCAACTGCGGTGCGGCGTGAGGagagggaggaggcggcggcggagggggaaGAAGGCTATTTGTACCACCCGGGGCAAAACCCTGGTGCCGCCTGGCCGTCGGATCCGGACCCAGCAGGCGTGGACGGCCCTGATCGTGATGCGAGCACGTGTCCGGGGCTGACCTATTTTGTGCCCTGCCCAGATGTGTGTGCTTTTGGATGAAACACACCTTTTTCAAAGGAAATTTCATGGTTTTCAAAGTGTTTTCTCTGAATAACTTCCAAATGAATCATGTTACTAGTAGGGTGGGAGGTAGTAAAATCGATTGTTCCGATATTACTCCCAATGCTCTGGGTCGCAATATATTGCTAGAAGTATTTCTGTTCTAGGGTAAATTCAAGACGGTTACTGAAATGATTTGAGTCGGTTACTAGAGCTCATAAGTGAATTATGTTAGGACCGTTGACGGAAGTAAATACTGGGTAAAATTATTCGTATAACCGATTTCATTGTCCTACTATCATAATTGCACATGATTTGAGAGAGATTCGACGGTTGGGTGCCTTTACGAGTATAGTCTCACATTAACTGTTTACGTTCGGCAAAGGGCAAAATCGTAATGAATTGAGTAATGGTAACTTGTAGGGCATGGGACTAATTTGGACTTATTTACTTATTTATTATCTTCCATTTGCGGAGATGTTATCTTTGTGTTTCAGCAACTTGCGACAACAAATAAACATCATTGTTTTCCTAAAAAAACGACATGAACAATTAGACTCATTTAACCGTCACATGTTGGACGTTATCTTTGTGTTTGAGCAACTTACGACAACAAATTAACATCATTGTTTTCCTAAAAATCAGCATGGCCAATTGTAGACTGACCTATATGCAATAATCGGTGATGTGAAGATTGGTTTTCAACTGCATGGGTTTACTTCTATTGAATGAACCTTTGGGTTAAATATGTTAAACATAAATTATTTACATTAGATGGATATCCTCAAACATGTATTTCCACACATGTTACTTAGGATGTCTTTTGTGTAccaaaatattatttttattttgaaaatacttACTACCACGAAAACCACCTCATATCACATTTGATCGCAATAAACAAATCTAAGCAACTATGGACCCAAGCGATTGATTGCAAGATCGTGGACTCTGTCGTTGAGCAACAAACAAtacataaaaattatgtgttcaaAGAGTTTCCATTGTCCTTATACTATAATTGTGTAGAACTTGTTTTTTTGTACTCTACCATTTTAGACCCAAACATGTATGTCCACCACAACTCAACATAACATGTCATATTACTAACCGGAAGGATCTAGATGGTTGAATAGAGAGGGTGAATAGGTGACTATCATTTTTTTATTTCTTCTGCAGTTTTAGGGAATAACAATGCTATAAGTTATCTAGATCATGGGACAACCTACATGACAAGGATACAAGCAAGTATATACTATGTAACTAGCAAAATATGATAGACAATTAAGTAAGTCATAACAATTAAGTAAAGGATGAAAAAATTGAAGACAATGATGTATCCTAGAGTTCCCTACTTTGAGGGGGTAACATCTCCATTGGAGAGCGTGGCAACACAGTGTCCACCAATAGCCACAATGACTCGCCTTATTCTCCTCGGACAGTGCAAGGTGCCACGATCCACTATGTGGTTCCCTTCGAGAATGCAATCAAACCTTCGCAGGCAAATTTTGGGAAATCTCCACGGTCAAGTTGGAGGTTCCAAAGAACACCACAAAGCTCACGGCTACCACTTCCTTCTACGGTGCCCAACCACCCAACAATAACAAGTTCCACCATGAAAAGTATATGGAATCAAATTTTCTCTAGTGGGATGGCAGATCTAGGTCTTCTCACCCAGGCATAGAAGATCAACAAGTTTGATTGGCTAGGGTGAGAGAACTAGGAAGATTTGATTGATAACAATAGTGGGCAGAGACAAGAATGGCAACCTCATCTTGGGAAGGTAGAAGCACCTTTCTAGGTGGCCTCCAAAATCTAACTGCTGGGAAGATTCACAAGCCATGAGTACGGAGTAAATGGTGGGACCTTTAGGTGCCAAGAAGTTCCAGTCTTCCAGATCAACTTTCGGTCGGATATTCGGCCCATTCCACAGAGTAAACCACTTGCGGCAACTACTAGAAATAGATCCGTTTACTCAGGCCTAATGTTGATTGGAGGTTCCCGACACCGGAAGTTCCCATGTTTACACATGGATGTTCCGGGTCAGGAATCAAAATATCCCACAACTAGAATTTTTGAGGGCCTCACACCAAAATGGGAAGGCGAAGTGGGTCCAAAATGAATTACATGTACGTGATTTGATTCTATCCATATCTTCCAAAATGAAACCCCCTGATGATAGTACGATTTTCCTACGACTCAAATAAACGAAAAACTCCAGAAAGCCGTCTTCACTCTTTCCACTTTTGAGGGGGCTTCGACCATCATGTGCCATTCATTGGTAACACTTATAACACTCAAGCACATGATTAATCCACTAATATGTTTTCATTAAACACCAAAACCACTTAGGAAGCGAAATGCACTTTCACTAACAAATTTAGTTACTATGAGGCTCAATTTATGTACCACTTGAATTGTTGACTTCGTGGCATACCTGACTAGGAAGATATAATAGTCGTTGCTAGTAACACATACAAACACATCAATGCTTATATTTGTGGTATGTTAATCATGTATTTTTCTATTGAAAACAGAAGTGGCATGGACTACTGTATCTATTCTAATGATGACTTGGTGTGTTTAGTATGGTGTGCTTGAGTTGTGTTCTTAATTTCAATAGATGCATTGTTTCATTGATTGGATTCAACCAATATTATTGTTTTTTTATAAATTTTTGAAAGTTCATGCAAAACAGTTGGGACGCAATATGTACACAACCCTTAAGATGTTGATAGAGTGGATTGTGTACTACCAAGTGGAACAGTTGAGATGCCATATACTGGAAATATAGCAAATATTGCACTTATCCATGGGTAGTTTGATTTGAAATGCcaactgaaaggacacggatgccaCATAGAGGGGGGTGGGGGTGAAATAGGCGGTTCAAAAGTTTTACGATTatagcttaacaaatgcggaataacacTAGCGTTTAATTTATGAAGCACAAAAattatataactagggttcacctatatgcaacaacaacttatgctaagcaatacaagcaactatgtgatagaaagatatataacttcaagcgtggaggctatcacaaagtaaagtgcataagtaaatatcttgggtataggaataaccgaggtgacgtggagatgatgatgtatctcgaagttcacactcttgcgagtgctactctccgttggagcggtgtggaggacaaaacattccaaacgccacgaaggcctcaccgtattctcctcgagccttcccACTAAAAGGGAAGttctcgatccactatgggaccttgAGGGTGATCACCGaatccgcacaaagcttggggcaatcTCCACGACTTAAttagaggctcccaagaaatcgccactaAGGCCTCacacttgaagaatctccacaacttaactgGAGGCCACAAGTAATCCACAAAGCTACAAACTTGAggaaatctccacaacttaattggaggctccaagaacaccacaaaaccACAaaaccgtctagggttccaagaactcaAGAGTAAGAACCTTCTCACTTTCACTTCCAGGAGTCACCGTGGATAACTCAaatcgatgcaccaaatgcaatggcaagaacaccacaagatGCTCAAATTCTTCTCTCACAAATTTTAACAAAGCTACAAAATCTGTTggaggaataagagaggaagaacaaatagaggaggaacacca encodes:
- the LOC127300294 gene encoding polyadenylate-binding protein 2; this encodes MAAQAPSSASEGGSPAASAAAAAAAASAFPATSLYVGDLDVSVQDAQLFDVFAQIGGVVSVRVCRDVTTRKSLGYAYVNYNTPADAARALEMLNFTPINGRPIRIMYSNRDPSLRKSGNANIFIKNLDKSIDNKALSDTFCVFGNILSCKVATDASGESKGYGFVQYERDEAAHAAIEKLNGMLMNDKKVYVGPFVRKQERDNSPGNVKFNNVFVKNLAETTTEDDLKEIFGKFGTITSVVVMREGDGRSKCFGFVNFESPDEAALAVQDLNGKKFGEKEWYVGRAQKKSEREMELKEKFEKNLQEAADKYQNTNLYLKNLDDTVDDEKLRELFAEYGTITSCKVMRDSNGASRGSGFVAFKTAEEASRALSEMNNKMVGNKPLYVALAQRKEDRKARLQAQFSQMRPVPMAPNVGPRMAMFPPGVPGVGQQLFYGQPPQAFMNPQPGFGFQQPLMPGMRPGGGPMPNFMMPMVQQGQQQRPAGRRAGPGGMQQPMPMGQQQMIARGGGGRGYRYPSGRGMPDPAMHGVGGVMPSPYEMGGMPMRDTAVSQPIPIGALATALANAPPDQQRMMLGENLYPLVDQLEHDQAAKVTGMLLEMDQTEVLHLLESPDALKAKVAEAMEVLRSAQHNTNQSPEQQLASLSLNDGLISS